The DNA region AGCTGGGGGGGATAAACGTGGTGGAGGAGTGGTCCGAGGCGGGGATCTTCGTGACGCACTACGAAACAAACTTGGACAGTACTATCTACCTATTCCGAGACGGCGAATTAAAGGAGCTTACGAAACACAGCGGCGAGGCGCTTAACTTCTCCCCTCGCTACGTGGGGGGTGGGAAGGCCCTCTTCTTGACAAATGCGGATTGGGAGTACGTGGGGGTTGCTCAGATGGACTTGGCGACCGGCTCCTGGAAGTACCTTGTGCAACTTGACAGAGACGTGGAGAGGTTCGACGTGTGGGGGAACTACCTCGTGTTCTCGGTGAATGAGGAGGGGCGCTCCGGCCTGTACCAGATGCACATCCCATCTGGCCTCACGTACAAGCTACCGGCGCCAGCTGGGGTGGCGACGCACCTCGAGTACAGAGACGGGGTGGTGCTCTTCTCCCTGTCCGCCGTTAATAAGGGCCACGAGGTCTATGTATACAAAGACGGGGCGGTGAGGCAGCTGACCCGCTCGCCCCGCTTCGGGGCGCCGCTTGAGCAGATCCCGGAGCCTCGCTCTGTGTGGTACCCCAGTTTCGACGGGCGCAAGATACAGGCCAACATATACGCCCCTCCTGGCGAGCCTAGGGGCGTGGTGGTGTACCTCCACGGAGGGCCCGAGAGCCAGGACCGGCCGGAGTTCAAGCCGCTAGTCGCCGCCATGGTCTCCGCGGGTCTCCTCGTCGCGGCGCCTAATTACCGTGGCAGCACAGGCTTCGGCAAGTCCTTCGTCCACCTAGACGACGTGGAGAGGCGGTGGGACGCCGTGAGGGACGTGGAGGTCTTCGCGAAGTGGTTGCAGGAGGAGGGAATTGCGAGGGGGAGGCCGTGCGTCGCCGGTGGCTCATACGGCGGCTACCTCACCCTCATGGCCTTGGCCACCGCGCCGGATCTCTGGGCCTGCGGCGTGGAGATGGTGGGCATCTTCAACTTGGTGTCTTTCTTGGAGAGGACTGCGGCCTGGCGGAGGCGGTACAGGGAGGCGGAGTACGGCTCTCTCGACAAGCAAAAAGACGTCCTCGTCCAGCTGAGCCCTGCCTCTCACGTGGACAAGATCAGGGCCCCCCTCATGGTGGTCCACGGCGCGAATGACATCAGGGTGCCTGTTTACGAGGCTGAGCAACTGGTGCAGAGGCTGAGGGAGCTGGGGAGAGAGGCGAAGGCGCTTATCCTGCCCGACGAGGGTCACGTAATTACAAAGGTGGAAAACCGGGTGAAGGTATACACGGAGGTGATTAAGTTTATTTTGCAACATGTTTAAAGAGGCGGTGTGGCTCTACCTGAGCCTCCGATGGTGTGAGGAGACGGCGGATTGCCGAACGCCGCGATGGCTTGCCCCTCCGTTGGGCACAGCATAGGGCCGGGGCTGTGTTGTGGTTTGTCTTGACCACCGGCGCTTGCAACCTTGCGTGTAAGTACTGCGGGGGGTCTTTCAGCAATAAGCATTCGCCGTGGCGACCCAGAGCGGCCCCAGGGGAGGTCGCCAAGTTCATAGCGTCTAGGGACTCCTCGCCTGTGGTGTTCTTCTACGGCGGTGAGCCGTTGCTAAACCCCCAATACATCGCCAAGGTGATGGACGCGTTGGGCAACGCGAGATTTGGCATACAGACCAACGGCACCCTCGTCAAGCGGCTTCCCACAGAGCTGTGGCGGCGCTTCTCCACTGTCCTACTCTCTATTGACGGACCTAAAGAGGTTACTGACTATTACAGGGGGGTCGGGGTGTACGACAAGGTTGTGGACGCTTTGCGCTGGCTTAAAAACGAGGTGGGGTGTCGGTGCAAGGTAATAGCTAGGATGGCGGTGTCCAAGAGGTCGCAACTGTACCGCGACGTGGTCCACCTCCTCGGGCTGGGGTTCGACGCTGTTCACTGGCAGCTGAACGTTATATGGACGGAGGAGTGGGGGCCGGCCGAGTTTTTGAAGTGGGCTGAGGAGAGCTACCTCCCCGACGTGGGGAAGCTCAGGGATCTCTTCCTCGCCGAGGCTCGGCGGGGACGTGTCCTGGGGATTATCCCATTCCTCGGCATATACCGCGCGCTTCTGGTAAGGCCTTACGACTGGGTGCCCTGCGGCGCGGGGAAACACTCCTTTGCTATAAACACAGACGGCCGCGTACTCCACTGCCCCATAGCCGTATCTGAGAAGTGGGCCACCGCCGGCC from Pyrobaculum arsenaticum DSM 13514 includes:
- a CDS encoding S9 family peptidase, with product MELLVRRVLSVRSATAPRLGAGGLVFYLSDVTGVQQLWFFDGSRHDVYAPVEGRVGDYRVSKDGVVAVAVDRDGDEKWRLYLLGDDLMEVSAEGVNSLGAWSPDGSALAFTSTKDSPSDFHLYVYRRGEGEVERLAELGGINVVEEWSEAGIFVTHYETNLDSTIYLFRDGELKELTKHSGEALNFSPRYVGGGKALFLTNADWEYVGVAQMDLATGSWKYLVQLDRDVERFDVWGNYLVFSVNEEGRSGLYQMHIPSGLTYKLPAPAGVATHLEYRDGVVLFSLSAVNKGHEVYVYKDGAVRQLTRSPRFGAPLEQIPEPRSVWYPSFDGRKIQANIYAPPGEPRGVVVYLHGGPESQDRPEFKPLVAAMVSAGLLVAAPNYRGSTGFGKSFVHLDDVERRWDAVRDVEVFAKWLQEEGIARGRPCVAGGSYGGYLTLMALATAPDLWACGVEMVGIFNLVSFLERTAAWRRRYREAEYGSLDKQKDVLVQLSPASHVDKIRAPLMVVHGANDIRVPVYEAEQLVQRLRELGREAKALILPDEGHVITKVENRVKVYTEVIKFILQHV
- a CDS encoding TIGR04084 family radical SAM/SPASM domain-containing protein, whose protein sequence is MLWFVLTTGACNLACKYCGGSFSNKHSPWRPRAAPGEVAKFIASRDSSPVVFFYGGEPLLNPQYIAKVMDALGNARFGIQTNGTLVKRLPTELWRRFSTVLLSIDGPKEVTDYYRGVGVYDKVVDALRWLKNEVGCRCKVIARMAVSKRSQLYRDVVHLLGLGFDAVHWQLNVIWTEEWGPAEFLKWAEESYLPDVGKLRDLFLAEARRGRVLGIIPFLGIYRALLVRPYDWVPCGAGKHSFAINTDGRVLHCPIAVSEKWATAGHIKIGIKNGVKLKDKCLTCEYRHVCGGRCLYTHYEDYWGEEGFDAVCQVTKRTIRILEEGAPILAELMRGGVVRKEDIDYDPLLDSTEVIP